One Denticeps clupeoides chromosome 12, fDenClu1.1, whole genome shotgun sequence genomic window carries:
- the LOC114800631 gene encoding RNA-binding protein 38-like isoform X2, producing the protein MLLHQFVNGALEAMHPTALQKDTTFTKIFVGGLPYHTNDASLRKYFEAFGDIDEAVVITDRQTGKSRGYGFVTMTDRSAAERACKDPNPIIDGRKANVNLAYLGAKPRSLQTGLSVGVQSIHPALIQRQYG; encoded by the exons ATGCTCCTGCACCAGTTCGTGAACGGCGCGCTGGAAGCCATGCACCCGACCGCGCTCCAGAAGGACACCACCTTCACCAAGATCTTCGTGGGCGGCTTGCCCTACCACACCAACGACGCGTCGCTCAGGAAGTACTTCGAGGCGTTCGGCGACATCGACGAGGCCGTGGTCATCACCGACCGCCAGACCGGCAAGTCGCGGGGATACGGCTTC GTGACGATGACGGACAGGAGTGCGGCGGAACGCGCCTGTAAAGACCCCAACCCCATCATCGATGGACGGAAGGCCAACGTGAACCTCGCCTACCTCGGCGCCAAGCCCCGCAGCCTCCAGACAG GGCTCTCCGTCGGCGTCCAGTCCATCCACCCGGCTCTGATCCAGCGGCAGTACGG